The window ATGCCCCTCGCATCGACTCAACGTTGAACACCATTCAGCCACGGTGCATTACTTCCCTGCCTGGGTCTCCTCAATCACCTTCTTCACAGCATCCCTAGCCTCAGCACGAACCGCAGGCTGCGACAGATCCTTGCGAATCCAAGTCTCTTCCATATCTGCAATCCGCCCATACCGCGAATCCTTACCCTTAGCTGCCTTCGCATCGGACCACGCGTTCACACCAGCAAGCTCCTCATCCCACGCCTCACGCGTAATGTCCCAGAAGGCGACCCTACGAGGCGAAGCAAACTCCTGTGCATCCTTGCACTCCGCATCCGGCAGCCGCACATACCAGGTCTTGCCAAGCTCCTTCACCAGCGGAGTCTTCACACCATCGGCATCCACAATCTTCGTGTTCGCCTCACGCTCCAGCCAGTTCGTGTCATACACGACCAGCTTCGACGACCGCTCCAGATCCTGATAATCCTTCCGCTTCATATCGCGATACTCACGCCCCGGAATCGGCGCCATGTCGTCGCACTTCCAGC of the Terriglobus sp. TAA 43 genome contains:
- a CDS encoding DUF6607 family protein; this translates as METETLKPGYVRDNRVYDVNKDKSVKEWIIATEVSPTRVKLQHVLQGVTLKGEHMPGGIIRHTGEDWAFNASSRFEYQGPNAKGEDTWKTIQLEPNQWLRRVTSLDDGLRYECSAAWTTDTEYASWKCDDMAPIPGREYRDMKRKDYQDLERSSKLVVYDTNWLEREANTKIVDADGVKTPLVKELGKTWYVRLPDAECKDAQEFASPRRVAFWDITREAWDEELAGVNAWSDAKAAKGKDSRYGRIADMEETWIRKDLSQPAVRAEARDAVKKVIEETQAGK